One Setaria viridis chromosome 5, Setaria_viridis_v4.0, whole genome shotgun sequence genomic region harbors:
- the LOC117856437 gene encoding uncharacterized protein, which translates to MDGFGDNGTRDFFSGNVDLFASEGSQYPGSGSVSGPWIGIEALDLNSQANDWSSMAAYQGILQSGALAASESTGPHHSQPRGGRRGTVTARGYKLVIEKYYCGSGLRHDRKQISNRIRQLKGMYQFIKDIYSDSGLGRDENGLPTATLEWWETATKKHPEWMKLMYGPPEYLPLLERIFDGVVVDGSSSFVPGYTNADDQEPEEPEEPEEPEEHEEPEQELPPEYAHSPMSTSSRKRTSSTSTTTSSPNKKTKSPMVKMMKDYISFSSKQQAERNQFIKEVVCNRQDKKQAQLSNTIKKAQKLDMDVDNDSSDDEVLRLITEEDSEYERQFTEDLLLFGMYNDTYFNKAKKRKPVESGHDWVMRNLTDSVQCYNMFRMSRELFDRLHDLLVQSYGLKSTSKSSSVEALGMFLWMVGAPQSVRQAENRLERSLEAVHRNFDKVLKCIIKLAADIIKLVDPEFRTMHRRLQNPRFFPHFNNCIGAIDGTHIPVFVPSNKVVQHLCRKGFTTENVLAVCDFDLRFTFVLAGWPGSVHDMRVFNDATDKYKDKFPHPPLGKFYLVDSGYPNRPGYLAPYKGTKYHLPEFRQGPMPKGMKEIFNFAHSSLRNCVERSFGVLKMKWQILLKVPSYPMPKQSQIIVACMALHNFIRESHMEDEDFDRCDRDENYVPHEASTSQPPQQNTQSRDEDTNMNAFRDQIASSLYNRS; encoded by the exons ATGGACGGATTCGGCGACAACGGCACCAGGGACTTCTTCTCCGGCAACGTTGACCTCTTCGCCAGTGAGGGCAGCCAGTATCCGGGGTCGGGATCCGTCAGTGGTCCCTGGATTGGCATTGAGGCACTCGATCTCAACTCGCAGGCGAATGACTGGTCGTCGATGGCGGCGTATCAGGGGATCCTGCAATCCGGCGCACTGGCGGCATCGGAGAGCACGGGGCCTCATCACTCTCAACCGCGCGGTGGCAGAAGAG GGACTGTGACAGCAAGAGGGTATAAGCTCGTCATAGAAAAGTATTACTGCGGTTCAGGGCTGAGGCATGATAGGAAACAGATATCTAATAGGATTAGGCAGCTCAAGGGAATGTATCAGTTCATAAAAGACATCTATTCCGACAGTGGTTTAGGTCGTGATGAAAATGGATTGCCTACTGCAACCTTGGAGTGGTGGGAGACTGCAACAAAG AAACACCCAGAATGGATGAAACTAATGTATGGGCCTCCAGAGTATCTACCACTGCTTGAGCGTATATTTGATGGTGTAGTTGTAGATGGTTCAAGTTCTTTTGTGCCAGGATACACCAATGCAGATGATCAAGAGCCTGAAGAGCCTGAGGAGCCTGAGGAGCCTGAGGAGCATGAAGAACCTGAGCAAGAGCTACCTCCAGAGTATGCACACAGTCCTATGAGTACAAGCAGCCGCAAGAGAACAAGTAGTACCAGCACAACAACTTCAAGTCCAAACAAGAAGACCAAAAGCCCAATGGTTAAAATGATGAAGGATTACATTAGTTTCTCTTCTAAGCAGCAAGCTGAAAGGAAtcagttcatcaaggaagttgtCTGTAATAGGCAAGACAAGAAGCAGGCTCAGTTGTCCAACACCATTAAGAAGGCTCAGAAATTG GATATGGATGTGGACAATGACTCAAGTGATGATGAGGTCTTGAGGCTTATTACTGAGGAGGACAGTGAATATGAAAGGCAATTCACGGAGGATCTACTGTTGTTTGGTATGTATAATGACACCTACTTCAATAAAGCTAAGAAGAGAAAGCCGGTTGAAAGTGGCCATGATTGGGTGATGAGAAATCTAACAGATAGTGTGCAATGCTATAACATGTTTAGAATGAGTAGAGAATTGTTTGATCGTCTGCATGATCTATTAGTGCAATCTTATGGCCTAAAGTCCACATCAAAGAGCTCTTCAGTAGAGGCCTTAGGAATGTTTCTTTGGATGGTTGGTGCCCCTCAGTCAGTCAGACAAGCCGAGAACAGATTAGAGAGATCATTAGAAGCAGTTCACCGTAATTTTGACAAAGTTTTGAAGTGTATCATAAAGCTAGCAGCTGACATAATCAAGCTAGTCGACCCTGAATTTAGAACAATGCACCGTAGGTTACAGAATCCTAGATTCTTTCCACACTTCAATAATTGtataggagcaatagatggcactcaTATACCAGTTTTCGTGCCAAGTAACAAGGTGGTGCAACATCTTTGTCGAAAGGGCTTCACTACAGAGAATGTGCTTGCGGTTTGTGACTTTGACTTGAGGTTCACATTTGTTCTtgcgggctggcctggttcagtACATGACATGAGAGTTTTCAATGATGCAACAGACAAGTACAAAGACAAGTTCCCACATCCCCCTCTTG GGAAGTTTTACCTAGTGGACTCTGGATACCCCAATCGGCCTGGTTATCTTGCACCTTACAAGGGAACGAAGTACCATCTTCCAGAGTTTAGACAGGGGCCGATGCccaaaggtatgaaagagatCTTTAATTTCGCTCATTCATCTCTTAGGAATTGTGTCGAGAGGTCATTTGGAGTTCTTAAGATGAAGTGGCAGATTTTGTTGAAAGTGCCAAGTTATCCAATGCCAAAGCAAAGTCAGATAATTGTTGCATGTATGGCACTTCATAACTTTATTAGAGAGAGTCATATGGAGGATGAGGACTTTGATCGTTGTGACCGtgatgagaactatgttccTCATGAAGCATCAACCTCTCAACCCCCACAGCAAAATACTCAATCAAGGGACGAAGATACAAATATGAATGCATTCCGTGATCAAATAGCCTCAAGTTTGTATAATAGATCGTAG